A region from the Desulfuromonas sp. TF genome encodes:
- a CDS encoding 2-oxoacid:acceptor oxidoreductase family protein: NKNSIKIIGETTDNNVQAYFVYDSKKAGSMTTSHLRFGKEQIRAPYLIDSSDFVACHNFSFLEKYDMLASAKEGATFLLNSPFGKDEIWAHLPVEVQKQIIDKKLKFFIIDGVRLGNEIGLGPRINVIMQTAFFKISNIIPLDQAIREIKDAIVKSYSKAGEKVLAMNNKAVDVALENIEEVAVPASADSALRMKAGLGAETPDFVRNTLGPIIDGLGDSVPVSALPADGTFPTGTAKYEKRNIAVDIPVWDEELCIQCGICSFVC, translated from the coding sequence CAACAAGAACTCCATCAAGATCATCGGCGAGACCACCGACAACAACGTGCAGGCCTACTTCGTCTACGACTCCAAAAAAGCCGGCAGCATGACCACCAGCCACCTGCGCTTCGGCAAGGAGCAGATCCGCGCCCCCTACCTGATCGACAGCTCCGACTTCGTCGCCTGCCACAACTTCTCCTTCCTCGAGAAGTACGACATGCTGGCCAGCGCCAAGGAAGGGGCCACCTTCCTGCTCAACAGCCCCTTCGGCAAGGACGAGATCTGGGCCCATCTGCCCGTCGAGGTGCAGAAGCAGATCATCGACAAGAAGCTCAAGTTCTTCATCATCGACGGCGTGCGCCTCGGCAACGAGATCGGCCTCGGCCCCCGCATCAACGTCATCATGCAGACCGCCTTCTTCAAGATCTCCAACATCATCCCCCTTGACCAGGCGATCCGCGAGATCAAGGACGCCATCGTCAAGAGCTACTCCAAGGCCGGCGAGAAGGTACTGGCCATGAACAACAAGGCCGTCGACGTCGCCCTCGAGAACATCGAGGAAGTCGCCGTCCCCGCGAGCGCCGACAGCGCCCTGCGGATGAAGGCCGGCCTCGGCGCCGAAACGCCCGATTTCGTGCGCAACACCTTAGGTCCCATCATCGACGGACTCGGCGACAGCGTCCCCGTCTCCGCCCTGCCCGCCGACGGCACCTTCCCCACCGGCACCGCCAAGTACGAAAAGCGCAACATCGCCGTCGACATCCCCGTGTGGGACGAAGAGCTCTGCATCCAGTGCGGCATCTGCTCCTTCGTCTGT
- a CDS encoding thiamine pyrophosphate-dependent enzyme yields EMLDRIMGCGCKVCEADKALMQQIKEADQSTQEAIEQQRGRVAKLKEVLASCTDPEAKQLLNVADYLVKKSVWIHGGDGWAYDIGYGGLDHVLASGENVNVLVLDTEVYSNTGGQASKATPLGAVAQFAAGGKRMPKKDLGMIAMTYGNIYVAKVAMSNPAQVVKAMLEADAYDGPSLVIAYTHCIAHGINMASAVDGCKEAVNSGHWPLFRYDPRLADQGKNPLQLDSKEPTITFSEYAQKQNRYRMLRKTDPEASDRLMEAGNRETATRFDLYRKLAEVNENLYK; encoded by the coding sequence GCGAGATGCTCGATCGGATCATGGGGTGCGGCTGCAAGGTGTGCGAGGCCGACAAGGCCCTCATGCAGCAGATCAAGGAAGCCGACCAGAGCACCCAGGAGGCGATCGAGCAGCAGCGCGGCCGCGTCGCCAAGCTCAAGGAAGTCCTCGCCTCCTGCACCGACCCCGAGGCCAAGCAGCTGCTGAATGTGGCCGACTACCTGGTCAAGAAGTCCGTCTGGATCCACGGCGGCGACGGCTGGGCCTACGACATCGGCTACGGCGGCCTCGACCACGTGCTCGCCTCCGGCGAGAACGTCAACGTGCTCGTCCTCGACACCGAGGTCTACTCCAACACCGGCGGCCAGGCCTCCAAGGCGACCCCGCTTGGCGCCGTGGCGCAGTTCGCCGCCGGCGGCAAGCGCATGCCCAAGAAGGACCTCGGCATGATCGCCATGACCTACGGCAACATCTATGTGGCCAAGGTCGCCATGTCCAACCCGGCCCAGGTGGTCAAGGCGATGCTCGAAGCCGACGCCTACGACGGCCCCTCTCTGGTGATCGCCTACACCCACTGCATCGCGCACGGCATCAACATGGCCTCGGCGGTGGACGGCTGCAAGGAGGCGGTCAACAGCGGCCACTGGCCCCTGTTCCGCTACGATCCCCGCCTTGCCGATCAGGGAAAGAACCCCCTGCAGCTCGACAGCAAGGAGCCGACCATCACCTTCTCTGAGTACGCCCAGAAGCAGAACCGCTACCGGATGCTCAGAAAAACCGATCCTGAAGCATCGGATCGGCTGATGGAGGCGGGCAACAGGGAGACGGCCACCCGGTTTGATTTGTACAGGAAATTGGCGGAGGTCAACGAGAATCTTTACAAGTAG
- a CDS encoding DUF3012 domain-containing protein yields the protein MEEIMKLIRLTGVSIAFSLFLAMAGCSPEVGSEAWCEDMRDKPRKEWSASDAADYAKHCLFR from the coding sequence ATGGAGGAAATTATGAAACTCATTAGACTAACCGGTGTATCTATCGCATTCAGTCTCTTTTTAGCCATGGCAGGATGTTCACCGGAGGTCGGAAGCGAAGCATGGTGTGAAGACATGAGAGATAAGCCCCGGAAGGAATGGAGCGCAAGTGATGCAGCAGACTATGCAAAGCACTGTCTTTTCAGGTAA
- a CDS encoding 4Fe-4S binding protein: AELDGAPAAFKSVDAKGKEMAGKKFTLQVAPEDCTGCGACVHNCPAKSKEDPNHKAINMTFQAPLREQEAKNWDFFLGLSDTDPALVNRASLKGSQLLPPMFEFSGACAGCGETPFVKLCSQLFGDRMLVANATGCSSIYGGNLPTTPWTTRKDGLGPAWSNSLFEDNAEFGFGMRLAVDKST, translated from the coding sequence AGCCGAACTCGACGGAGCCCCTGCCGCCTTCAAGTCCGTCGACGCCAAGGGCAAGGAGATGGCCGGCAAGAAGTTCACCCTCCAGGTCGCTCCCGAGGACTGCACCGGCTGCGGCGCCTGCGTCCACAACTGCCCCGCCAAAAGCAAGGAAGACCCCAACCACAAGGCCATCAACATGACCTTCCAGGCCCCCCTGCGCGAGCAGGAAGCCAAAAACTGGGACTTCTTCCTCGGCCTCTCCGACACCGATCCGGCGCTGGTCAACCGCGCCAGCCTCAAGGGCAGCCAGCTGCTTCCGCCGATGTTCGAGTTCTCCGGCGCCTGCGCCGGCTGCGGCGAGACCCCCTTCGTCAAGCTGTGCTCCCAGCTCTTCGGCGACCGCATGCTCGTGGCCAACGCCACCGGCTGCTCCTCCATCTACGGCGGGAATCTCCCCACCACCCCCTGGACCACCCGCAAGGACGGACTGGGACCGGCGTGGAGCAACTCCCTGTTCGAAGACAACGCCGAGTTCGGCTTCGGCATGCGCCTGGCCGTCGACAAGAGCACC
- a CDS encoding 2-oxoacid:acceptor oxidoreductase family protein: NLYAAMFYGLGSDGTVGANKNSIKIIGETTDNNVQAYFVYDSKKAGSMTTSHLRFG, from the coding sequence ACAACCTCTACGCCGCCATGTTCTACGGCCTCGGCTCCGACGGCACCGTCGGCGCCAACAAGAACTCCATCAAGATCATCGGCGAGACCACTGACAACAACGTGCAGGCCTACTTCGTCTACGACTCCAAAAAAGCCGGCAGCATGACCACCAGCCACCTGCGCTTCGGC